The Cryptococcus neoformans var. neoformans B-3501A chromosome 7, whole genome shotgun sequence genome window below encodes:
- a CDS encoding hypothetical protein (HMMPfam hit to Cu-oxidase, Multicopper oxidase, score: 101.7, E(): 1.8e-27) — MRGLAKLFFLSCSFVSLVSSEKTDESPTAVSDNYMPKATATIDPSVFALSNDFEITDVPTTREYTFDIAKAFASPDGYEREVYVVNNMFPGPVIEANTGDTIIVHVNNHLDEGQSLHWHGLRQLGTAFMDGVPGITQCPIPPGGSFTYNFTVSHQSGTYWWHSHYSNSMADGIWGPLIVHSPNEPLQRGRDYDEDRIVFITDWMHDNSEIIIAALATPEGYKGNIAPPQGDAILINGRGQTNCTATGSSSCFYPPPPEIQVPVNCRVRLRFISATAHPMYRISIDNHPMEVVEADGTAVYGPTVHEISVAPGERYSAIINTNEGKEGDAFWLRTSVALSCMFGAVSQEGLAVVRYTGNGMVSTEEPQTSAWSDLAGVTVPCTGLDQTYTLSPRDSLSAPREPLQSHFFNSERGAFVNVLGNTFQGYGFNNISYQNQIFNPLLSIVQRGGSCENTLVSSRTFPDFGPGNIIINNLDTVIDHPYHLHGNEFQVIGRGTGALSIDNLTNIDFTLDNPVRKDTLWIQGGSWAVLRITADNPGVWALHCHIGWHLTEGKLAVIVVQPSAIGHMESPESWTNLCANTDPNAFGPAKRSSSPSIQSSKTSSFQYLREVKGKVVKRRGAREA; from the exons ATGCGGGGGTTAGCcaagcttttcttcctATCCTGTTCCTTCGTTTCGCTGGTCAGCAGCGAGAAGACTGATGA GTCGCCAACCGCGGTTTCTGATAACTATATGCCGAAAGCGACAGCAACCATTGACCCTAGTGTATTCGCTCTTTCAAATGACTTTGAAATAACAGATGTTCCGACGACGAGAGAGTATACCTTCGATATCGC CAAAGCTTTCGCCAGCCCTGATGGTTATGAACGGGAGGTTTACGTTGTCAACAACATGTTCCCTGGTCCTGTGATAGAGGCTAACACCGGCGATACTATTATCGTACATGTCAACAATCATTTGGATGAAGGACAAAGTCTCC ACTGGCATGGTTTGCGGCAGCTGGGCACGGCTTTCATGGACGGTGTCCCTGGTATAACTCAG TGTCCTATTCCGCCTGGAGGCTCATTTACCTACAATTTCACCGTAAGCCATCAATCCGGCACGTATTGGTGGCACTCCCATTACTCCAATTCCATGGCCGACGGCATTTGGGGCCC CCTAATTGTGCACTCGCCCAATGAACCCCTTCAGAGGGGACGAGACTATGATGAGGACCGAATCGTTTTTATAACTGACTGGAT GCATGATAACTCAGAAATCATCATTGCAGCTCTAGCCACTCCAGAAGGATACAAAGGA AACATTGCTCCTCCACAAGGTGATGCGATTCTCATCAACGGCCGT GGCCAAACAAACTGCACAGCTACTGGTTCCTCGTCATGCTTCTATCCCCCACCTCCGGAGATCCAAGTGCCCGTCAACTGCAGGGTTCGTCTGCGCTTTATCAGCGCGACCGCCCATCCCATGTACCGCATATCTATCGACAACCACCCTATGGAAGTTGTGGAGGCCGATGGTACAGCCGTCTATGGGCCGACAGTCCATGAAATCTCTGTCGCACCTGGGGAACGGTACTCTGCAATTATCAACACCaatgaagggaaagaaggtgatGCGTTTTGGCTGAGGACTAGCGTTGCTCTAAGCTGTATGTTTGGTGCAGTAAGTCAGGAGGGATTGGCGGTGGTGAGGTATACGGGTAATGGAATGGTTAGTACTGAGGAGCCTCAGACTTCTGCTTG GAGTGATCTAGCGGGAGTTACCGTTCCATGTACTGGACTGGACCAAACATATACTCTTTC ACCACGAGACAGTCTTAGTGCACCTCGGGAACCTTTGCAAAGCCATTTCTTCAATAGCGAACGAGGAGCCTTTGTGAATGTTCTTGGTAATACCTTCCAGGGTTAT GGGTTCAACAATATCTCATATCAGAACCAAATCTTCAACCCTCTACTTTCAATCGTCCAACGCGGAGGCTCCTGCGAGAACACATTGGTATCCAGTAGAACTTTCCCCGACTTCGGGCCAGGGAACATTATCATCAACAATCTTGATACCGTCATCGACCATCCTTACCACCTGCACGGCAACGAGTTCCAGGTGATAGGACGAGGTACTGGAGCTCTCAGTATTGATAACCTGACTAATATTGACTTCACTTTGGACAACCCCGTGAGAAAGGATACCCTCTGGATACAGGGTGGAAGTTGGGCGGTATTGAGGATCACAGCGGATAATCCTGGAGTTTGGGCCTTGCATTGTCATATTGGGTGGCATCTTACTGAGGGAAAG TTGGCTGTGATTGTCGTTCAACCAAGTGCGATTGGACATATGGAGAGCCCCGAGTCTTGGACGAAT CTCTGTGCTAACACCGATCCCAATGCATTTGGCCCGGCAAAAcgctcatcttctccgtctATTCAATCCTCTAAGACATCCAGTTTCCAGTATCTCCGTGAAGTCAAAGGGAAGGTTGTTAAACGTAGAGGTGCGCGAGAGGCGTGA
- a CDS encoding hypothetical protein (Match to EST gb|CF193674.1|CF193674; HMMPfam hit to DUF1253, Protein of unknown function (DUF1253), score: 493.8, E(): 1.6e-145) translates to MTVDMSTAKEVKLLTLLNVSAVKRPRELDLPGGHRSSPSLKGTSTQQNSEDGESKKRRKSVVWGGEVGPSGSHYLKGSGKREKGKAKEKTVEMNENSANGDAAEIVEDDDEQSDKEEEAITSDLFNIHFSAAPPILTSEALSSAEGNQWKSERKSLKGFGRVVELTPEKSAFGFVENQKTRITPSLLPAIKDSSATIPLLSTYLSHLGTYKDYYLHSLDGEADGSETQLIGQHKEAMRKAAVIHSVNHVLKTRRRIIRNNEKLAHAASSDNSTSVAEPPRDQSFIRPKVLFLLPTRSLALSYIKTHLFPLAPAGTQIENQRSFVSSFSLPQDEEDPLVNPSTSADFPIDHLVNFRGNSDDNFRFGIKITRKAWRVVMMPANEEKLIDCDILISSPLGFKMAAEREDSTDLLSSLEICIVDGVDVMQMQNWEHVQFIFNNINQIPKSPHGCDFSRVKPWYLESQAKYLRQTIIFGRYDTVEARALFNRSCHNLQGKVRSERNDFGGVMDRVRPGVRQVFERFDLEGPKGMNGEAAVDEVEKRLKFFTENTIPALLRAAISRQNTLIVIPSYFDFVRVTNYLRKADKVSFAAISEYSSNAEISRARTLFFKGKKAFLIVTERFHFYRRYKIRGAKTIVFYSLPDHAQFYSEFMDTPFLASKNKSEDEVDIDEAEVSSRVLYSRFDALKLERVVGSENARKLLKTSESRFEFI, encoded by the exons ATGACAGTCGACATGAGCACTGCCAAGGAGGTCAAGCTTCTCACTCTACTCAACGTCAGCGCCGTCAAGCGACCCCGTGAACTCGACCTCCCGGGCGGCCACCGTTCATCGCCTTCCCTCAAAGGCACTTCAACTCAGCAGAACTCAGAAGACGGCGAGTCCAAGAAACGCAGGAAGAGTGTAGTTTGGGGCGGAGAGGTTGGACCGAGTGGTAGCCACTATTTGAAGGGCAGCGgtaaaagagaaaagggaaaagccAAGGAAAAGACCGTTGAGATGAATGAAAATTCCGCAAACGGCGATGCTGCCGAGATCGTggaggacgatgacgagCAATCAGacaaagaggaggaagctaTAACCTCTG ATCTCTTCAACATTCACTTTAGCGCAGCTCCTCCAATTCTGACTTCTGAGGCTCTGTCATCAGCCGAAGGCAACCAATGGAAGtctgagaggaagagcttgaaagGATTTGGCAGGGTGGTAGAACTGACCCCTGAGAAATCTGCGTTTGGGTTTGTTGAAAATCAGAAGACAAGA AtcactccttctctcctgccAGCCATCAAGGATTCTTCAGCTACCATCCCCCTTTTGTCAACATACTTGTCCCATTTGGGAACATACAAGGACTATTATCTTCACTCGCTCGACGGTGAAGCAGACGGCTCAGAAACGCAATTGATTGGTCAACACAAGGAGGCCATGAGGAAAGCTGCTGTTATCCATTCTGTCAATCATGTTCTCAA GactcgaagaagaattattcgaaacaacgaaaaatTGGCTCACGCTGCCTCATCAGACAACTCCACATCGGTTGCAGAGCCTCCTCGAGACCAATCTTTTATCCGCCCTAAGGtcttgttccttcttcccactcGATCGCTTGCTCTTAGCTATATCAAGacccacctcttccctctcgcTCCTGCCGGTACTCAGATTGAGAACCAGCGATCCTTcgtctcctctttctctctgcctcaggacgaggaagatcCTCTCGTCAATCCTTCTACCAGCGCCGACTTCCCCATAGACCATCTCGTGAACTTCCGCGGAAACAGTGACGACAATTTTCGATTCGGCATCAAGATTACTAGGAAAGCTTGGAGAGTGGTCATGATGCCTGCGAACGAAGAGAAGTTGATTGATTGTGATATCCTAATTTCAAGTCCTCTTGGTTTCAAAATGGCAGCTGAAAGGGAAGACAGCACAGATTTGCTGAGTAGTTTGGAAATTTGCATTGTGGACGGTGTGGATGTGATGCAGATGCAGAACTGGGAACATGTTCAG TTCATCTTTAACAATATCAACCAAATCCCCAAGAGCCCTCATGGCTGTGACTTTTCGCGAGTCAAACCCTGGTATCTCGAATCACA AGCCAAGTACCTCCGACAAACTATTATCTTTGGCAGATATGACACCGTAGAGGCGCGTGCGCTTTTCAACAGGTCTTGTCACAACTTGCAAGGCAAGGTGCGAAGTGAGAGGAACGATTTTGGTGGAGTTATGGACCGAGTCAGGCCTGGTGTGCGACAGGTGTTTGAACGCTTTGATTTGGAAGGACCCAAGGGTATGAATGGAGAGGCTGCTGTTGATGAGGTcgagaagagattgaaaTTTTTTACCGAAAAC ACAATCCCTGCACTTCTTCGGGCCGCCATCTCCCGACAGAACACACTGATCGTTATTCCCTCGTACTTCGACTTTGTGAGAGTTACCAACTACCTCCGAAAGGCCGACAAGGTGTCTTTCGCTGCCATCTCTGAATACTCCTCCAACGCCGAAATCAGTCGCGCCCGTACACTCTTtttcaagggcaagaaggctTTCCTTATTGTTACCGAACGTTTTCACTTTTACCGACGCTACAAGATCCGAGGCGCAAAGACCATTGTCTTTTACTCTCTCCCGGACCATGCTCAGTTCTATTCAGAATTCATGGACACCCCATTCTTAGCATCAAAGAACAAGTCGGAGGACGAAGTTGACATCGACGAAGCGGAAGTATCTAGCAGGGTGTTGTACTCTAGGTTTGATGCCCTCAAATTGGAACGTGTGGTGGGCAGCGAAAATGCCCGGAAGCTGTTGAAGACTAGTGAAAGTCGATTTGAATTCATCTAG
- a CDS encoding hypothetical protein (HMMPfam hit to RdRP, RNA dependent RNA polymerase, score: 307.5, E(): 1.9e-89), which produces MTSTKYGIHAYPPKFSDPQFIKRLMADYGQRSMPRPGKGPERTETSDVDRFQFWPDAIAMGSLKGRQFTQVFGAACIKGYDERSHGRSILAFDLKREVLVIKAEMKLDPKILPPALNPLYAELSFDDINHQGIHITKRPLPDGLTQKDALEVTVTVSCRRPPKFFAPFDPGDKAPDYMAGTKYLIDRRRATALDFAVSGVNERDANAIPAIPEGPCAYPTFWNTYRWVFRMGTRQYDKLLACAHKIRALAQADPEMDLMSLTSERARWTVRVLTGEDFKRVYAPPDLSAIPFSTRTLLEGLIGHGIMAPGDTAELIAMLRKVSSSTAFHDRILEALFSQQKIRDIKHLIPKLAAFLRRRPPYIQPHLVLIRTVLVTPTRLLIGPPQYEPSNSVTRRYHDKLDGIIRVQFTDEEDRLFIADNMKLIDSINPAVGIMARVRRALQFGLIIGGETFYPVASSASQQKEHAMWFINNKVIDGLELRNWMGTVHETVVAKHAARMGLPFSTSRIVNMKINIGEELPDIERNGRCFTDGCGIAGREVLNQAALALNEKVGINSQPSAIQFRLGGAKGVLSDWSQLVNEYEIRLRPSMIKFKSDLADLNVIRIAKYQAAFLNRQFINIMCANGVPHELIIGIFEDAIADIKGFKDRVWNNAVTENDQQLIALCNDFPLAQLIKSGFNENPLLLDVAAIIECRALQDLKWRARVKLLDGVYLIGIADETGTLKEGEVFCQFQENDESPPKIVVNEVLVCRAPALHPGDVRRAWAVDNPELRHLKNVIVFSTQGMRDMPSMLGGGDLDGDDYTLIWDQRFVQSLKVYDPMDYEAPDPISVKHVTQKHLNENFVQYILNDVLGQVDNCHLALSDMYTPFDPRCLHLSEIHSTAVDFAKTGQAAALDPSLRPKEWPDFMDKDDVKVVYESTGILGKIFRIVQADAHFSPSDLEQMGYPTDPRITRFPLHESLLDRLKPLKASYERDLQYDMRRYRVYEPEIPSGIAIRNKRRKRVRDQNLNEPLREAYNLLVNNVRETAQKIVNDFEFKTTLTPMQVVARHCYALTYEEVHVRQWEQALAEGKFGEKPEDDEDSERLRPKPLISFAWCFCQELVQIVSQSASTPVIPVAVAHSE; this is translated from the exons ATGACTTCCACGAAGTATGGTATCCACGCATATCCTCCCAAGTTCTCAGACCCGCAATTCATAAAACGTCTTATGGCCGATTATGGCCAGCGAAGCATGCCCCGTCCCGGAAAGGGGCCAGAACGAACGGAGACAAGTGATGTTGACAGGTTCCAGTTCTGGCCTGACGCAATTGCGATGGGAAGTCTGAAAGGTCGGCAGTTCACACAG GTATTCGGAGCGGCTTGTATCAAAGGCTATGACGAAAGAAGCCACGGTCGGTCCATCCTCGCCTTCGACCTCAAGCGTGAAGTACTCGTTATTAAAGCGGAAATGAAGTTGGACCCGAAAATTCTCCCACCAGCTCTAAACCCTCTCTACGCAGAACTGTCTTTTGACGATATCAACCATCAAGGTATTCATATCACCAAGAGACCTCTACCTGATGGATTGACACAGAAAGATGCCCTTGAAGTCACTGTCACTGTCAGCTGTCGCCGACCGCCAAAGTTTTTTGCGCCTTTCGACCCTGGAGACAAGGCGCCGGACTATATGGCCGGTACCAAGTATTTGATCGACCGAAGGCGGGCGACAGCGTTGGACTTTGCGGTTTCTGGTGTT AACGAGCGAGATGCCAATGCTATTCCAGCCATTCCTGAGGGCCCATGTGCTTAC CCAACATTCTGGAACACTTATAGATGGGTTTTTAGAATGGGAACAAGACAGTATGACAAACTCTTGGCTTGTGCTCACAAGATCCGAGCTCTTGCGCAAGCGGATCCAGAAATGGACCTCATGTCTCTTACCAGCGAGCGTGCTCGATGGACGGTTCGTGTGTTGACTGGTGAAGACTTCAAGCGAGTATACGCCCCTCCCGATCTGTCTGCAATCCCCTTCTCCACTAGAACATTGCTGGAAGGTCTCATTGGTCACGGCATCATGGCTCCAGGTGATACAGCAGAGTTGATCGCCATGCTTCGAAAGGTTTCGTCTTCGACTGCTTTCCACGATCGTATATTGGAAGCCTTGTTCAGTCAGCAAAAGATCCGTGACATCAAGCATCTAATTCCCA AATTGGCCGCTTTCCTTCGTAGAAGGCCCCCATACATCCAGCCCCATCTCGTCCTTATCCGGACGGTATTAGTTACTCCCACTCGTCTTCTTATCGGTCCACCACAGTATGAACCTTCCAACAGTGTCACCCGACGTTACCATGACAAGCTTGACGGTATCATTCGCGTACAGTTCACAGACGAAGAGGACAGGCTTTTT ATCGCCGATAACATGAAGCTTATCGATAGCATCAACCCTGCGGTGGGTATTATGGCTCGTGTTCGTCGGGCTTTACAGTTCGGTTTGATCATCGGAGGAGAGACTTTCTATCCCGTcgcttcttccgcttcccAACAAAA AGAGCATGCAATGTGGTTCATCAACAATAAGGTCATCGATGGTCTTGAGCTGCGAAACTGGATGGGTACGGTACACGAAACTGTCGTCGCAAAGCATGCTGCGCGAATGGGTCTG CCCTTCAGCACCAGTCGAATTGTCAACATGAAGATCAACATAGGCGAGGAACTTCCAGATATCGAAAGGAACGGACGATGTTTTACAGATGGGTGCGGCATTGCTGGTCGAGAGGTTTTGAATCAGGCTGCACTAGCGTTGAATGAGAAGGTTGGGATCAACTCTCAACCTTCTGCTATCCAGTTCCGTTTGGG TGGTGCCAAGGGCGTATTGTCTGACTGGTCTCAGCTGGTCAATGAATATGAGATTCGTCTCCGTCCTTCCATGATCAAATTCAAAAGTGATCTTGCGGACCTAAACGTCATCAGA ATTGCCAAGTATCAAGCCGCCTTTTTGAATCGACAGTTTATCAATATCATGTGCGCCAACGGTGTACCCCATGAACTCATCATTGGGATCTTTGAAGATGCTATTGCCGATATTAAGGGCTTTAAGGACCGAGTTTGGAATAATGCAGTAACGGAGAATGATCAACAATTGATTGCGCTCTGTAACGAT TTCCCTTTGGCTCAACTCATCAAATCTGGCTTCAACGAAAATCCCTTGCTTCTAGATGTTGCTGCCATCATTGAATGTCGAGCTTTGCAAGACCTCAAATGGCGAGCACGAGTCAAACTTTTGGACGGAGTATACTTGATCG GTATCGCCGATGAAACTGGGACGCTGAAAGAGGGCGAAGTGTTCTGTCAATTCCAGGAGAATGACGAGTCGCCTCCCAAGATTGTGGTCAACGAAGTCCTTGTCTGTCGAGCTCCTGCCT TACACCCCG GTGATGTCCGTCGAGCGTGGGCTGTCGATAATCCTGAGTTGCGACACCTCAAGAACGTCATCGTCTTTAGCACGCAGGGCATGCGAGACATGCCTAGCAT gcttggtggtggtgattTAGATGGTGATG ATTACACTCTTATCTGGGATCAGCGATTTGTCCAATCTCTCAAAGTCTACGATCCTATGGACTACGAAGCTCCTGATCCTATCAGTGTGAAGCATGTCACTCAAAAGCATTTGAATGAG AACTTCGTCCAATATATCCTT AACGACGTCCTTGGACAAGTCGACAACTGCCATTTGGCACTTTCAGATATGTATACACCTTTTGATCCCAGGTGTCTGCATTTGTCAGAGATTCACTCT ACCGC CGTCGACTTTGCCAAAACTGGTCAAGCCGCAGCGCTTGACCCATCCCTTCGTCCGAAGGAGTGGCCTGACTTTATGGACAAG GATGATGTCAAGGTGGTGTACGAAAGCACAGGTATTCTCGGAAAGATCTTCCGAATT GTGCAAGCCGATGCACACTTCTCGCCGAGCGATCTTGAACAAATGGGATACCCCACAGACCCTCGTATCACCCGCTTCCCCCTTCACGAGAGTCTTTTGGATAGGTTGAAGCCCCTCAAAGCGAGCTATGAGAGGGATCTACAATACGACATGAGGCG TTACCGCGTGTATGAGCCCGAGATTCCTTCTGGTATTGCCATCCGGaacaagagaagaaagcgtGTTCGTGACCAAAATTTGAACGAACCGTTACGTGAGGCATACAATCTCCTCGTCAACAATGTTCGAGAGACTGCGCAGAAGATTGTCAATGATTTTGAATTCAAGACGACTCTCACACCCATGCAAGTCGTAGCACGTCATTGCTACGCCCTCACTTACGAAGAAGTTCATGTGAGACAATGGGAACAGGCATTAGCGGAAGGTAAATTCGGAGAAAAACCggaggacgacgaagacTCTGAAAGACTGAGGCCGAA GCCTTTGATTTCGTTCGCTTGGTGTTTCTGTCAGGAGCTTGTTCAGATCGTCTCTCAGTCAGCTTCGACCCCTGTCATCCCAGTCGCCGTCGCTCATTCCGAGTAA